TCCGGAGGCTCCGCCGAGGTGACCGTGCCGAGCCAGCCCGCGAGGAAGCCCAGGGGGATCGAGACGAGGCCCGGGTTCTCCAGCGGGAAGTACTGGAAGTCCACGCCCGGGAACAGCGATGCGGGGCTCCCCGACACCATCGGCGACAGCAGCACGAGCACCAGCGCCGGCACCAGGCCGCCGTAGACGGCCCACACCGCGCCGCGCGTCGTGAAGGACCGCCAGAACAGCGAATACAGCAGCACCGGCAGATTCGCGGACGCGGCGACCGCGAAGGCGAGGCCCACCAGGAAGGCCACGTTGAGATCGCGGGCGAGCAGCCCCAGGCCGATCGCGACGACGCCGATGCCGACGGCCGCCGCTCGCGCCACGGCCACCTCGCTGCGCGGCTTCGCGTGCCGACGGCGCAACGACGCGTACAGGTCGTGGGCCACGGACGCCGAGGACGCGAGGGTGATTCCGGCGACGACCGCCAGGATCGTGGCGAAGGCAACGGCGGCGACGATCGCGAAAAGAACCGTTCCTCCCGTTGAATTCGTGCCACCGCCCAGATCGAGCGCCAGCAGCGGGACCGCCGTGTTCCCCGCCGCGTTCGACCCCCGCACCGTCTGCGGACCGACGATCGCGGCCGCGCCGAAGCCCAGGACGATCGTCATCAGGTAGAAGCCCCCGATGAGTCCGATCGACCAGACCACCGAGCGGCGCGCGGCCCGCGCCGTCGGCACGGTGTAGAAGCGGGACAGGATGTGCGGCAGCCCGGCCGTGCCGAGCACCAGCGCAAGGCCAAGGCTGATGAAGTCGAAGCGCGCCGTCCAGTCCCCGCCGTACTTCAGCCCGGGCGCCAGGAACGCGTCACCGTGCCCGCTGCGCGCCGCCGCCGCCCGCAGCAACTCGTTGAAGTCCCCGTGGAATCGCACCAGGACGAGCACGGTCAGTGCCATGGCCCCGCTCAGCAGCAGGACGGCCTTGACGATCTGAATCCACGTGGTGGCCCGCATCCCTCCCAGCGACACATAGATCACCATGAGCGCGCCGACGCCGATCACCGTCCAGTTCCGCGCGGCGTCGCTCGTGCCCCCCAGCAGGAGCGCGACCAGGCTGCCCGCTCCCACCATCTGCGCCACCAGATACAGAACGGACACGGTCACCGACGAAGTTCCCGCCGCGATCCGCACCGGCCGCTCGCTCATCCGCGCCGCGACCACGTCCGCGAGCGTGAACCGCCCGCAGTTGCGCACCAGTTCGGCCACCAGGAACAGCACCACGAGCCACGCCACGAGAAACCCCACGACGTACAACAACCCGTCGTAGCCGTAGAGCGAGATGAGTCCCGTCACCCCGAGGAAGGAGGCCGCCGACATGTAGTCACCGGAGATGGCAAAACCATTCTCCATCGGCGAGAACAGCCGCCCACCGGCATAGAACTCCTCCGCCGACCCATGCCGGTTGCGGCTCACCCACGTCGTGATCGCCAGCGTCACCGCCACAAACGCGCTGAACAGCAGCAACGCCAGCGTCTGATGGTTGCCGGTCACCGCTCACCACCTCTGACGTTCCGCGTCAGCTCCTGGGTGTCCCAGCGCAGGTCGAGTGCGGCCCGGTCCCTCCGCAGCCGCGCATGGCGCGCGTACGCCCAGGTGAACAGGAACGTCGTGAGGAACTGCCCGAGCCCTGCGAGCAGCGCCACGTTCACGGCACCGGCGACCGGCCGGGCCATGAACTCGGGCGCCGTCGTCGCGGTCACCACATAGCCCACGTACCAGGTGAAGAACACCGCGACGCCCGGGACCACGAACCTCCGGTACCGGCTGCGCACTTCCTGGAAGGCCGCACTGCGCTGCACCTCCACATAGACACCGGCCGCCCCGCCCGCCCGTCCTTCGTGCTCCGGGCGGGCCGCCGGCACGGCGGGAGCGGGCGCACCCGTGCCGTCCAACTCACCCCAGCCGGAGGCGAGCGCGTCGTACCAGGGGTCGTCGAACCGGGCCTTCCCGGTGTCGACGCCGTCGTGCTTCTCCACCGAACTCTCCTTGTCCGCGGCCCATTTCGGCCGCGTGCCCAAGGATGGACAGATCGGGAAGATCCCGAACTCTTCTCTCCGCGCTCTTCACTCCATCAGGTGACTCAACCCACCGGTGGCAGTACGAGACCTTGCCCATAGGCGTAACGGACGCCCCCGCCTTGGCGAAGAGGTTATTGATGTAGCCCTACGCACCCGCACCCGCACCCGCACCCGCACCCGCACCCGCACCCGCACCCGCACCCGCCAACGGACGGAAGGGCCGTGCCGCTACATCACATGCCCGTCGCTTACGTTCGGATCTGGAGACGCTTCCCCACAAGCCAACGTCTGATCCAGCGGCGACGGGCGGATGTACCGGCACGGCACGGCCCCGACCCACCCACCCGCGCACAGCGAACCGGCAAGCAACAGCGGCAGCGCCTACGCGTCGATCCGCGACCGATCCAACGTAGCCGCCGAGTTGGAGATGAACTCCTTTCGCGGCGCCACATCGTTCCCCATCAGCAGATCGAACACCTGCTCGGACGCCTCAAGGTCGGAGATGTTGATCCGGCGCAGAGTCCGGTGACGCGGATCCATCGTCGTCTCGGCCAGTTGGTCGGCATCCATCTCGCCCAGACCCTTGTACCGCTGAATCGAGTCCTTGTAGCGCACGTTCTTGCGCTGCAGCTCCAGCAGCGTCTCCCGCAGTTCACCGTCCGAGTACGTGTAGATGTATTTGTCCTGGCCCTTCTTGGGCTGGCTGAGCTCAATGCGGTGCAGCGGAGGCACCGCCGCGAACACCCGCCCCGCCTCGACCATCGGCCGCATGTAGCGCTGGAACAGCGTCAGCAGCAGAGTCCGGATGTGCGCGCCGTCGACATCGGCGTCGACAAGGAGAATGATCTTCCCGTAGCGCGCCGCGTCAATGTCGAAGGTCCGTCCGGAGCCCGCACCTATGACCTGGATGATCGCACCGCACTCGGCGTTCTTGAGCATGTCCGTCACGGACGCCTTCTGAACGTTGAGGATCTTGCCGCGGATCGGCAGCAGCGCCTGGAACTCGGAGTTCCGGGCGAGCTTCGCCGTACCGAGCGCGGAGTCGCCCTCGACGATGAAGAGCTCACTGCGCTCCACGTCGTCACTGCGGCAGTCGGCGAGCTTGGCGGGCAGCGAGGAGGACTCCAGGGCCGTCTTCCGGCGCTGCGCGTCCTTGTGCTGACGGGCGGCGATCCGCGTACGGGCGGCGGCGACGGCCTTCTCCAGAACGACCCGCGCCTGCGCGGCGGCGTCCCGCTTCGTGGAGGTCAGGAACGCCTTGAGCTCCTTGGAGACCACGTTCGTCACGATGCGGCGGGCCGCGGAGGTACCGAGGACCTCCTTGGTCTGGCCCTCGAACTGTGGCTCGGCGAGGCGCACGGTGACGACGGCGGTCAGGCCCTCCAGGGCGTCGTCCTTGACGATGTCGTCCTCGGCGACGCGGAGCAACTTCTTGGTCCGCAGTACCTCGTTGACGGTCTTCGTGACGGCCTGCTCGAAGCCCGCCATGTGAGTACCGCCCTTGGGCGTGGCGATGATGTTCACGAACGACTTCAGGGTCGTGTCGTAACCGGTGCCCCAGCGCAGCGCGACATCGACGCCGAGCTCACGCGTGACCTCGGTCGGCGTCATC
This genomic interval from Streptomyces dengpaensis contains the following:
- a CDS encoding cation acetate symporter, encoding MTGNHQTLALLLFSAFVAVTLAITTWVSRNRHGSAEEFYAGGRLFSPMENGFAISGDYMSAASFLGVTGLISLYGYDGLLYVVGFLVAWLVVLFLVAELVRNCGRFTLADVVAARMSERPVRIAAGTSSVTVSVLYLVAQMVGAGSLVALLLGGTSDAARNWTVIGVGALMVIYVSLGGMRATTWIQIVKAVLLLSGAMALTVLVLVRFHGDFNELLRAAAARSGHGDAFLAPGLKYGGDWTARFDFISLGLALVLGTAGLPHILSRFYTVPTARAARRSVVWSIGLIGGFYLMTIVLGFGAAAIVGPQTVRGSNAAGNTAVPLLALDLGGGTNSTGGTVLFAIVAAVAFATILAVVAGITLASSASVAHDLYASLRRRHAKPRSEVAVARAAAVGIGVVAIGLGLLARDLNVAFLVGLAFAVAASANLPVLLYSLFWRSFTTRGAVWAVYGGLVPALVLVLLSPMVSGSPASLFPGVDFQYFPLENPGLVSIPLGFLAGWLGTVTSAEPPDEAKHAETEVRALTGAGAV
- a CDS encoding DUF485 domain-containing protein: MEKHDGVDTGKARFDDPWYDALASGWGELDGTGAPAPAVPAARPEHEGRAGGAAGVYVEVQRSAAFQEVRSRYRRFVVPGVAVFFTWYVGYVVTATTAPEFMARPVAGAVNVALLAGLGQFLTTFLFTWAYARHARLRRDRAALDLRWDTQELTRNVRGGER
- a CDS encoding DNA gyrase/topoisomerase IV subunit B, which gives rise to MTAETSVPSTALLTGADRDGSNYTARHLLVLEGLEAVRKRPGMYIGSTDSRGLMHCLWEIIDNSVDEALGGYCDHIEVILHDDASVEVRDNGRGIPVDVEPKTGLSGVEVVMTKLHAGGKFGGGSYAASGGLHGVGASVVNALSARLDVEVDRGGHTHAVSFRRGTPGAFKADGPDDAFDATGGLRKLKKIPKTRTGTRVRYWADRQIFLKDAKLSLENLHQRARQTAFLVPGLTIVVRDEYGLGEDGSKGEESFRFDGGISEFCEYLATDKPVCDVLRFWGHGTFKETVPVLDDHGQMTPTEVTRELGVDVALRWGTGYDTTLKSFVNIIATPKGGTHMAGFEQAVTKTVNEVLRTKKLLRVAEDDIVKDDALEGLTAVVTVRLAEPQFEGQTKEVLGTSAARRIVTNVVSKELKAFLTSTKRDAAAQARVVLEKAVAAARTRIAARQHKDAQRRKTALESSSLPAKLADCRSDDVERSELFIVEGDSALGTAKLARNSEFQALLPIRGKILNVQKASVTDMLKNAECGAIIQVIGAGSGRTFDIDAARYGKIILLVDADVDGAHIRTLLLTLFQRYMRPMVEAGRVFAAVPPLHRIELSQPKKGQDKYIYTYSDGELRETLLELQRKNVRYKDSIQRYKGLGEMDADQLAETTMDPRHRTLRRINISDLEASEQVFDLLMGNDVAPRKEFISNSAATLDRSRIDA